Within Amycolatopsis sp. FDAARGOS 1241, the genomic segment ATCAAGAACTTCCTCAACGAACGTAGCTCCCTACTCGGGCAAATTGTAACCGTGCTAGACGAACAATACCCCGACGAGTACCTACTTCTCGAGTTTCTAGCTACCGGCCGGGTCGCAGAATTTCGGCAGTACGCCGCCGAATTTCCATCAGACGTCGCTCACCTTCTCGGATATGGAATTTGCACAGATCCAAATTCCAGCCGTAGGCTTGAGATTGAACTTCTTCAAACTTTCATACAGCGCCGCGAGAGATCGAAAGCCCTTGCGGCTACCGGAACGGTGGGTTTGCCACCCGGAAGTATGATCGACGAGTACAAAATAGTTTCGTCCATCGGTCACGTTGGCGGCTACTCAACAGTGTACGCAGCAGACACTCCAATTGGTTCAACTGTTGCCGTTAAAGTATTCCGGAGTGGCCTACTGAGCATCTTGCAGAGAGAACTAGAGCCGCTGCAAGAAATATCCCACCCAAATGTTGTCAAGGTTCTAGATTATGGCAAGACCGCCGACGGCCTCGTCTACATGGTCACGGAGTACCTAGAAGGCGATAGTCTGCGCGCGTACTGTACACGTTCGACTCGTGCATCGGAGCGAGTTGTTGCGAGCTGGCTCGCACAGCTCCTATCCGCGATGGTGTCGTTTCACCCTAATGACGCGAAGGTTCAGAGACTAAGGTCTGCCGATGAGCTATCGGTCGACGATCTAGGAGACCTCGAAGAAGCGCGACACGGGTTTGTTCATCGAGACATTAAGCCAGAAAATATCATTGCCAGCAATCGCGGAGTAGTGCTCATTGATTTCAATATCTCCTCTCAAGCGTCCATGCCAGTTATCACCGAAAGCGGCACCCTTGGATACCAGCCGCCGGACGGCGCAGGCGTCCGGTGGACACCTGATGTCGATCTTTACCAACTTGGCATAACAATGTTGCAAGTATCGTTGGGTATCGAGTTCACAGGCGATAATGTCGAAGACATTCGGACGCTTGCAAACGAAGAATTGAGCTCTCAGCTTGGGAGAATTCTGCTAAAGATGACAGCGCCTAGTCGCGCACAACGATACGCCAATGCCGACGGTGCACTGGGTGCCGTCCGAGCTCTTCAGATGTAGGAGGCGGGAGACCCTAGTGTCAGACTATGACTTCCGCACCCTCTCGCCGCTCGACTTCGAGTTGCTCATTCGCGATCTTCTTAGTGCCGACCATGGATTGGCATACAGCTCCTATGGCGCTGGACCCGATGGTGGAATTGACTTGCTTGCTTATGATGAATCGTCACACGGCATGACAGTAGTTCAGTGCAAGCAACGCCCGGATTTGACTGGCTCACGTCTAGTACAATCGCTAAAAAAAGAGGCTATCGGTCGAAATTGGAGCGTCACACCAGACCGCTACCTGCTTGCCACGTCAGCCTCGATTTCACCACAGTCTGAAGCTAAGTCACGATCGGCTCTAGCCCCGCTTCCTGTACCAATTGACGGGATTCTTCATAGAGGAAGATTAAATGGTCTCCTCAGTGCGCATCCAGAAGTGGAGCGAAGACACTTCAAACTCTGGTTGGCCTCAGGAGCATCTCTTGACAGGATAAGTAACGCCGGCCAATGGGAGAGAAGCGAGGAGCTTCTACAGCGCGTGACAGACCGAGTCCGATTGTACGTCGACACAGCGGCATACGACGCGGCGTTGAGCACCATCGAAGCGCAAAACATTGTGACAATAACCGGACCTCCTGGCGTCGGTAAGAGTACGACAGCCGAGATGCTTCTCCTGTCAATGTGGCATTCCGGCTGGACTGTCATAGATGTGACTTCCAGCATCGAAGAAGCGTGGAGGTTGTTACGCCATCCAATTCCGAAGCAGGTCTTCTACTACGATGATTTCCTCGGCCAGACCAGTTCCGAAGAGCTAGCAAAAAACGAATCCGCAAGTATCGCAAATCTCATTGAGGCAGTCAGACGGGGCGACGGCGGACGACGGCTTGTAATGACCACGCGAGACCAGGTTCTTGCTCAAGCCCGTGTTGGAAGCGATGACCGACTGCGTCGCATGCCGATTGATTCCTCCAGGGTTCGGGTCCAAATATCAGAGATGACGAGAGTCCAACGAGCGCGTCTTCTATTCAACCACCTTCATTTTAGCTTGAATAAGCCTTCTGACCGGGAATACGCAGCGAACAACGTCGACCAAAATCTTGCCATAATTGATCACGAAAACTTCAGTCCGAGACTCATTGAGTCCGCCACCATGCGCACAACATTCGATAGCTGCGTTGACCTCTACGCCAGACTGACCAGCGCTCTAGAAAATCCGGAGGAGTTATGGGCCGGCAGCTACACCGGCTTATCTCTGCTCTCAACAGCCATACTGAACCAGCTGGTGACACTGCCAGGTGGAGACATCGACATCGATGCGTTACATTCTGCTGTCGGAAAGCCGGAAAGTCGTGCGTGGAGAGAATCCCTGCGAGTATTGGAAGGTTCATGGATTAGGATTACGGCACCAAACCGATGGCACCTTTCCGGCACTGCCAGCCTATTCGATGGAAGCAGGCGTGACTTCTTACTGGGACGCCTTGAAAATAGAACTGCTGCGGAGGAAGTGCTAGAGCAGACCTTCTGGATCGAGCAGGTTGACTACCTAACGAGACTGAGTGGTCTTAGCAACCATTTCGCGGTAACGCCACAGCCGGAGAAGGGATACCGAGCGACTCTTAGCAGCTTCAAGGACCAACTCGCTTATGCCGCGGTGAGGGTCGTTGACGCCGAGATCGATTCGTGGCACAGAGAAGACCAGCTCACGCCCGGCTCCAACCAACCTGCCTATCGAAGAAACTCGAACTCGAGATTTTCGAATGTGCTTACGTCCGCCGCAATTGTGTTGCGGTCTTGCGGGGCGTTACGCCGAACCGAATGGCTTTGCCGACGATTGGATGAGTTCTTGTCGAGCATTGATTCCACGAAGTATGTGGTGACGGCTTCCGACTTGTTGAGTTTAGCCGAAGAGTACACAGCATTTACTTCAATAGACTGGGACTCAAGGATGGAGGCAATACTGGCAGCGGCGACTGCAAGTCTAGAAACCGCGGACGAGCTTGACCGTTACGACGCAGCGATCGCTGGCCGACCGGAGCTGCGACCAAGCACCACGGTAGTCAGCCGAGTCATCGACGGGGAAATTGACGGAGCGCGCCAGCAAAGTGATCACGAAGTTGTAAGTCAATGGATCAACGATATTCGGGAACTCGGCGATAGATACGGATTAGATCCGGATCTGGAAGCTCTGTATGAGCTTGAGGAGAACCTAAAAAAGCGCAAGTCGACGCCACTGGAAAAAATTGACTCGTTGACTGGGCCAAATGAGCAGGCGGGAAGTGTTCGAAAAACTGAGGACAGCGAAATAGTTACCTTGTTTATGCGGTTGTCCGGTTCCGACGGTCCCAACTCATAGGCGTGATCCCACTCATCGAGGTCGAGGGTGCAGCCGAGGTTTAGAGCCGGGAGGTTTTCGAGCGAGCATCGCACGATTTTCTTGAAGCACACACCGTACTACGAGATCGTGGCGTTGGTTTAGCTGCGAACTGCGCTCATGGTGTTATCCAGGGTCGCAGTGATGTACTCCGCGCTGCCAGGGCCGCAGGTGATGATGTCGTCACCACTGGCGCCGTCCTGAATAAAGGTAAGAACTCGCCCGGTATCGGCCGTGTCTACAACGGTCAGAGGAAGGCTGGACGACCGCGTACTGTTGGCGCGCGCTGCCACATAGAACTGATGGACGGCGCCCCTCCGGGACGCCATTAGCGTGCGAAGTTGATCAGCTTCGCTAGGAAGGGTGTAGTCACTGGTCACGTCAAGCGAGTAGAACTCGCTGACCAGGTTTGCCGAGTACTCGGACCGAGCCACCGAGAACTCCCTAATGCCAGCCGGCCGACAGTCAGGTAGCGTGTCGACGACCGCTTGCAGCGCCCGACTCGCCGGAATTCGTTCCAAGGTGACTAGGTCATCGTTAACAGTGATCAGCAACCCGGACCGTGAGTTGTAGGTCGCCAACACCGCCGAAGGCTGGCCTTCACGAAAAGCCGAGAAGCAGTAGCATTCGGACTCCGCATTGGCGATGCCCAGCAGCAAGTCCCGAAACTCGCCGACAATCCGCTGACGGCGGAGATCGTAGAACCCCGGCTCCGCTAGCGCCTGTCGAATCAGGTCATCAACTTTGGCGGACACGTCGTCTTCGAACCACACGTCGACGATACCGAGCACGGGATGCGCTGGGCCGATCTGTTCCCATTCCCACGCTCTGGCAACTGCGAGGCGCGGCACCGTCACCGGTTCTTCGAGCAACATCACGAGCGCTATTTCCCGATGACGGGCGGCGTCGCCTTGCCGTCGTAGCCGAACAAGGCGTTTGGGTCAGGTTCAAGAAGGTAGGGGGCGGACTTCTTCTCCTTGTCCTCTTCCTTGCTGCCCTTGCCCGCTCCGGCGCCCATCGGCACACCGTTCGCGCCACGCGCACCCGTGGTGCCTGGACCGCCCTTCACAACCGGTTCTTCCACGGCGCCGAAACGGCCGGCGCCAGTCGATCGGCCAGGCCCGCCAAGAACGCCGGAGCGTGAGCCGGTCCCCGGCGTGTTTGCCCCGCTGCCAGCGCCTGGGACCGGCTCAACTGAACCCGGTGCGCCCCGCACGAACGCTCCGCCGAAGCCAGATCCAGTACCAGGCGTGGACGAGCTACCCGAGCCTATTGGGCCAAGCCTCACGGCATCCGTACCGCGCGAACCGCCGGTACCCGGTTCCGCTGGGGGCACGAATCCCGATGTGCCGGTGCTGTCGTCTGTGCTGGCGGCGGGTACCTCGATCTCGCCCGACGAACCGCCGAGACCACCCCCGGCTTGGTGCTGTCCTGGCGACGAACCTGCGGGAGCGTTTCCCGGCCCGGAGTGGGAGGTGAACGACGTTGGCCCGCTGTCCTGCCCGGACGATTGCGACCACGGTCCTGCGTCCGTGCCACTCGCTATGCCAGAATCCGGCCCGGTCGACGGCTGCTGTACCGCGAACGTGCCTTGAGGTGTGTCAGGCACCTGGCCGTAGTCTGTCGGCATCTTCTGCGCGTGGCCGTCACTGGTCGAGGTGAAGCTCTGATAAATCTGATTGTTCTGCTGTATCGCGGCGTTGCGCTGGTTGATCTGGTCCTCGGTGTCGGTGTCCCAGGGCGTCACCACGTCGACCACGCCACGTGACGGGGGATCGTCGGACACGTCCTGCATCGAATCGCGCGTCGACTGGAAGGCGTGGCTCTGGTCAGTCAGCGCGTTCTGGCTGTTGTTCAATGCCGTCGACGCGGATGCTGCCACGTCAGCCAAGGGCCGAAGGCCAGCCCTCGCGGCATCGCCGCTCTGGCCAGACCACGCAGCCTCCAGGCGGCCGACGGCCGCCATTGTGTCTGACTCAATGCTCTGCTGCTCCTGGGCCTGCAGCGCGCTCGCGTTTTGGGCTTCCCCGAGGCTCGCCGGCCCAGGCCCGGCCTTGACACGCCGGACCAGCTCGCCCGGCAGGATGATCTTGCCCTCCGCCTGCTGCTGTTGGAGGTAGAGCCTGAGTGTTTCTGCAGGGCCCGACGCCATCACGCACCGCCCTTCAAGGTGGTGATCGCCAAGTCGGCGACCTTGCGTGCGTCGTCGCATGGGTCGCCCTGCCCGACCACGGCGTTCGCCACCCGTACGTCGGCCTCGAAGGCGGCGTTGTTGGCGATACCGATCGCGACATTGCAGAAGCCCTTGGAGCGGTCATCCGACGGCCCGTAGGCGACGACCGGGTACCCCTGAACAGGCGCAAGCTCTTTGAAGAATCCACGGCCCTGTGTCGCGTACACAGTGCCAAGGCCGTCCTTCCAGGAGTACACGAGCTGGATGCCGATCTGCGAACCCCGGTCGACATCACTCCACGAGCACGACTTGGCAACGCCGGTGTCCTCGGCAGCGCCGCGCTGCGGAGGACGAGAGAACAAGGAATCAACCTGCGAGGAAGTCAGAACTGCGCACGGATCGCCCTGAATCAACGAGGCTGGTAGCGGGTTCGCGATCTCAGGGGCCGCTGAACCGGATTGCTGCCCGCCGGTCGTGGGCGACGGATTCCCGGTTGACATCGGGCTAGCGGTTCCGGACGTGCCCGAACACGCCGACACGGCGCAGATAACGGCGAGCCCGACGATCGCAATGCTGACGTGTCGTGCGCGAGCCATCAGAAGTGACTCCCGCTGCCCTGGGCATTGATTGCCTGCCTTGCCTGCTCGTCGTTGGCCTGGTGCATCCCGAGCGCACTCTCCATCTTCGCGATGATCACGCCGAGATACTCGCCTTGGCGTATGAGGTGATCGTGGTAGAGATTTCCAGAGTTGTTGCTGGCGACGGTGTTTCGCAGAGACGCGGGGTCCTGCCCCGGCGATTGGATCGACCACATCGGAAGCGCCTTGCGAACTTGGGATGTAATCCGATCCTGCAACTGCTTGAGGTTCGCGAGCTCTGCGGTCATCGCGTCGCGGCTGAGATAGAACCCTCCGCTGGCCGAAGTGCCCGAGGTGCTTCCGCCGGCACCGTCGGAGACCACGAAGGTCGTAGCGCCGAGGGCGCGTACCTGCTCAGCGCCTCGCGCAACCTGCTCCGCCACGTGCTTCCTCCCCTGACACCTGCCTCACACTGATAGTAGCCAATTGGCAACAATGTGTCCGACGAACAGCGCAGGTCACACTCCGCGGACACGATCAACGCGCTGACCTGGGCAAACGTTCGGCTGGTTGCCCGTGGCGAACGACGGCGCCGAGCATGCCCAACCAACCTCTCGCGGCCCGTAGGCTGCGAGGCGTGGCTGACGAGTACGGGTCTTGGAAGACGTTCGGTGAGCGGCTGGTCTACGACAACCGGTGGGTGAAGCTCGGGTTGACCGACGTGGAGGCGCCGAACGGTGAGCGCTGGGAGTACCACGTGGTGCACCTCGCGCGGATCGCTATAGCGCTGATCGTCAACGAGCGGG encodes:
- a CDS encoding ESX secretion-associated protein EspG, coding for MLLEEPVTVPRLAVARAWEWEQIGPAHPVLGIVDVWFEDDVSAKVDDLIRQALAEPGFYDLRRQRIVGEFRDLLLGIANAESECYCFSAFREGQPSAVLATYNSRSGLLITVNDDLVTLERIPASRALQAVVDTLPDCRPAGIREFSVARSEYSANLVSEFYSLDVTSDYTLPSEADQLRTLMASRRGAVHQFYVAARANSTRSSSLPLTVVDTADTGRVLTFIQDGASGDDIITCGPGSAEYITATLDNTMSAVRS
- a CDS encoding WXG100 family type VII secretion target; protein product: MMASGPAETLRLYLQQQQAEGKIILPGELVRRVKAGPGPASLGEAQNASALQAQEQQSIESDTMAAVGRLEAAWSGQSGDAARAGLRPLADVAASASTALNNSQNALTDQSHAFQSTRDSMQDVSDDPPSRGVVDVVTPWDTDTEDQINQRNAAIQQNNQIYQSFTSTSDGHAQKMPTDYGQVPDTPQGTFAVQQPSTGPDSGIASGTDAGPWSQSSGQDSGPTSFTSHSGPGNAPAGSSPGQHQAGGGLGGSSGEIEVPAASTDDSTGTSGFVPPAEPGTGGSRGTDAVRLGPIGSGSSSTPGTGSGFGGAFVRGAPGSVEPVPGAGSGANTPGTGSRSGVLGGPGRSTGAGRFGAVEEPVVKGGPGTTGARGANGVPMGAGAGKGSKEEDKEKKSAPYLLEPDPNALFGYDGKATPPVIGK
- a CDS encoding DUF3558 domain-containing protein encodes the protein MARARHVSIAIVGLAVICAVSACSGTSGTASPMSTGNPSPTTGGQQSGSAAPEIANPLPASLIQGDPCAVLTSSQVDSLFSRPPQRGAAEDTGVAKSCSWSDVDRGSQIGIQLVYSWKDGLGTVYATQGRGFFKELAPVQGYPVVAYGPSDDRSKGFCNVAIGIANNAAFEADVRVANAVVGQGDPCDDARKVADLAITTLKGGA